In Thermoflexus sp., the following proteins share a genomic window:
- a CDS encoding pilus assembly protein TadG-related protein translates to MRRRGQIVVLFALMLVGLLALAGLAMDGARLYAARHRLQHALDGAALAGSNQFRVGRTLADIQQAARDFLTAQGFDVANIRVYTCDDPGPYAAELCTTPRRKLVRVEAEIVVPMTFMQVVGWSSARLSGSATGEAASVDLVLIIDNSESMAYDTRMVLAQGDPIVCIPTDSPNPSPACPKPQRPHFCNPQDICEPFRSVRQAAQEFAARMYYPYDRVAVVSFDRQARLLVDLNGGTSLATVQNAIQSIRVYDPAQNSQTAKCAGMDCTSGNCRPVPVLVPGPGIDPRPCPSSNVQGALRLAYNVLATQGRPAETGALWAIVMLSDAAANATDPSPGSPDPAARDFGLCPRYNPSPGWGEPTWYWGDPDFRPFCQDGDFETRHVPADLRYDAEDAALDMVDVLREANVVVFSIGYGSGMHGLKVRPGQGRDPDVGEKFMRYLADSTDGNNQADCLQGGSDWFSPGAAWKPQGQSCSNYFYAPDAAALQQIFREIARRIFTRLNR, encoded by the coding sequence ATGCGCCGCCGCGGGCAGATTGTGGTTCTCTTCGCCTTGATGCTGGTGGGGCTGCTGGCCCTGGCCGGCCTGGCGATGGATGGCGCCCGCCTCTATGCTGCCCGACACCGCCTGCAGCATGCCCTGGATGGAGCGGCCCTGGCCGGCTCCAACCAGTTCCGCGTCGGCCGCACCCTTGCCGATATCCAGCAGGCCGCCCGGGATTTCCTGACCGCCCAGGGCTTCGATGTGGCCAACATCCGAGTCTATACATGCGATGACCCAGGCCCTTACGCTGCAGAGCTCTGCACCACTCCCCGTCGCAAGCTGGTGCGTGTCGAAGCAGAGATCGTCGTCCCCATGACCTTCATGCAGGTGGTGGGCTGGTCGAGCGCGCGGCTCTCCGGCTCCGCGACCGGGGAGGCAGCCTCCGTCGATCTGGTGCTGATCATTGACAACTCGGAGTCGATGGCGTATGACACCCGGATGGTGCTCGCCCAGGGCGACCCCATCGTCTGCATCCCCACGGACTCCCCCAACCCCAGTCCGGCGTGCCCCAAGCCCCAGAGGCCACACTTCTGCAACCCCCAGGATATTTGTGAGCCTTTCCGCTCCGTGCGCCAGGCCGCTCAGGAATTCGCCGCGCGGATGTATTACCCCTACGACCGCGTGGCGGTGGTCTCCTTCGACCGTCAGGCCCGCCTGCTGGTGGATCTCAACGGGGGAACGAGCCTCGCCACTGTTCAGAACGCGATCCAGAGCATCCGGGTTTATGATCCCGCCCAGAACTCCCAAACCGCGAAATGCGCCGGGATGGATTGCACCTCTGGAAATTGCCGTCCGGTTCCTGTGCTGGTGCCGGGGCCAGGGATTGACCCGCGCCCGTGCCCCAGCAGCAACGTCCAGGGAGCTCTCCGCCTGGCCTACAACGTCCTGGCCACCCAAGGACGGCCAGCAGAGACCGGCGCCCTTTGGGCCATCGTGATGCTGAGCGACGCCGCGGCCAACGCCACGGACCCCTCTCCAGGCTCGCCGGATCCGGCGGCGAGGGACTTCGGGCTCTGCCCTCGCTATAACCCATCCCCCGGCTGGGGTGAGCCCACCTGGTATTGGGGGGATCCCGACTTCCGTCCGTTTTGTCAGGATGGCGACTTCGAAACGCGTCATGTCCCAGCCGATCTCCGATATGATGCGGAGGACGCCGCGCTCGATATGGTGGATGTGCTCCGGGAGGCCAACGTCGTGGTCTTCTCCATCGGCTACGGGAGCGGAATGCACGGTCTGAAGGTGCGCCCGGGCCAGGGACGGGATCCAGACGTGGGGGAGAAGTTCATGCGCTACCTGGCCGACAGCACCGATGGCAACAATCAGGCGGACTGCCTGCAGGGCGGGAGCGACTGGTTCAGCCCGGGCGCGGCCTGGAAGCCGCAGGGGCAGTCATGCAGCAACTATTTCTACGCGCCGGACGCCGCAGCGCTGCAGCAGATCTTCCGGGAGATCGCCCGCCGGATTTTCACCCGTTTGAACCGATAG
- a CDS encoding G5 domain-containing protein: MIHRWERGMIGFGVAMLVACLARPVMMTVIADGQRRTIYARGPTVREALAQAGIPLGDLDRVTPPENVSIRPGMVITVTRITQTLEVQEVPIPFPRQILKDARLAPGENRLIRRGEPGIERVTVRITWADGQPVERQEIHRERLRDPVPEIVAVSLLGEVTSMPISGTLVFLARRDAWRVAGETTRILPLTNLGDLDGRVFTLSPDGGFLLFSRAPLTSPRPLLNTLWGLNLRADPPRPQPAGLENVLWLEWSPRGDRLAFATGEPSPGPPGWRAHNDLWIGRWGNGRIEARQVLTPTAGGPYGWWGMAWAWSPDGRRLAFGRTDGIGMLDLGSLRATILLTFPVYETRSAWAWVPALAWSPDGRYLAALVHGPPRSGEPPEQSTRFDLWILAVDAGWARPLIEDIGIWAGVLWSDLGLFFGQARQPEAGDASRYDLYWADHDGSDRRRLFPPEGEIGFGGQPDMRWGPDGRSLLVRYQGDLYRIALPSGRIDRLTARGDIAAMAWR; this comes from the coding sequence ATGATCCATCGGTGGGAACGCGGGATGATCGGATTCGGGGTGGCGATGCTGGTCGCCTGCCTGGCCCGGCCGGTGATGATGACCGTCATCGCGGACGGCCAGCGCCGCACCATCTATGCCCGCGGTCCAACGGTCCGAGAGGCGCTGGCTCAGGCAGGCATCCCCCTCGGGGATCTGGATCGGGTTACGCCGCCGGAGAACGTGTCCATCCGCCCCGGGATGGTGATCACGGTCACCCGCATCACCCAGACCCTGGAGGTCCAGGAGGTCCCGATCCCGTTCCCCCGACAGATCCTGAAGGACGCCCGGCTGGCCCCGGGGGAAAACCGCCTGATCCGCCGGGGCGAACCCGGCATCGAACGGGTGACCGTCCGGATCACATGGGCCGATGGCCAGCCGGTGGAGCGCCAGGAGATCCACCGGGAACGCCTGCGGGATCCGGTTCCCGAGATCGTGGCGGTCAGCTTGCTGGGCGAGGTGACCTCGATGCCGATCTCCGGCACGCTGGTCTTCCTGGCCCGTCGAGACGCATGGCGCGTCGCTGGGGAAACGACCCGGATCCTGCCGCTCACGAACCTGGGCGATCTGGACGGACGGGTCTTCACGTTATCTCCCGATGGCGGCTTCCTCCTGTTCTCCCGGGCTCCCCTGACATCCCCTCGCCCGCTCCTGAACACCCTCTGGGGGCTGAACCTCCGTGCCGATCCGCCACGCCCGCAGCCCGCCGGCCTGGAAAACGTGCTTTGGCTGGAATGGTCTCCCCGGGGGGATCGTCTGGCCTTCGCCACCGGAGAGCCAAGCCCCGGGCCGCCAGGCTGGCGAGCGCATAACGACCTCTGGATCGGCCGATGGGGGAACGGGCGGATCGAAGCCCGCCAGGTGCTGACGCCAACCGCTGGCGGCCCTTACGGATGGTGGGGCATGGCCTGGGCTTGGTCCCCAGATGGCCGCCGTCTGGCCTTCGGGCGCACCGATGGGATCGGGATGCTGGATCTGGGGAGCCTCCGAGCGACCATCCTGCTCACCTTCCCGGTTTATGAAACCCGGAGCGCGTGGGCCTGGGTGCCCGCTCTCGCCTGGTCCCCGGATGGCCGATACCTAGCTGCGCTCGTTCATGGCCCTCCCCGCTCCGGAGAGCCCCCCGAGCAATCCACCCGCTTTGATCTCTGGATCCTGGCCGTGGATGCCGGATGGGCGCGCCCGTTGATCGAGGATATCGGGATATGGGCAGGCGTGCTCTGGAGCGACCTGGGCCTCTTTTTCGGCCAGGCCCGTCAGCCCGAGGCCGGGGATGCTTCCCGCTATGACCTCTACTGGGCCGATCACGACGGGAGTGATCGACGGCGCTTGTTCCCGCCGGAGGGGGAGATCGGATTCGGCGGCCAGCCCGATATGCGCTGGGGACCCGACGGGCGAAGCCTCCTGGTGCGCTATCAGGGGGACCTCTACCGGATTGCCCTCCCTTCCGGCCGGATCGATCGCCTCACCGCCCGGGGGGACATCGCGGCGATGGCATGGCGCTGA
- a CDS encoding TadE family protein — translation MTFRIPARLSRGGCRSGGQGLVEFALVLPVLLLFMLGIMEFGRVLFIYTEVSNAAREALRAAAVTIHRGNDADRGKVTVAECNEILNRAYGTLALTPQSQVTMTVEYRRPNGSGSFLSLGRCSSDPAQTQLPTTDVLALNDLVYVEVQSQVSAATPLIRPFVSNLPLRFAGMRSVVPISGIAMPKP, via the coding sequence ATGACTTTCCGGATACCGGCGAGACTGTCGCGGGGGGGATGCAGGAGTGGGGGGCAGGGCCTGGTGGAGTTCGCCCTGGTCCTCCCGGTGCTGTTGTTGTTCATGCTGGGCATCATGGAGTTCGGCCGCGTTCTCTTCATCTACACCGAGGTCTCCAACGCGGCGCGGGAAGCGTTGCGCGCGGCCGCTGTGACCATCCATCGGGGCAACGATGCGGATCGCGGGAAGGTGACCGTCGCCGAGTGCAATGAGATCCTGAACCGGGCTTATGGGACACTGGCGCTGACGCCCCAGAGCCAGGTGACGATGACGGTGGAGTATCGTCGTCCCAATGGGAGTGGGTCCTTCCTTTCTTTGGGCAGGTGCTCTTCGGATCCGGCTCAGACTCAGTTGCCCACCACGGATGTCCTGGCCCTGAACGACCTGGTCTATGTGGAAGTTCAATCTCAGGTGAGCGCGGCCACCCCGCTGATCCGGCCCTTCGTATCGAACCTGCCGCTCCGTTTCGCCGGGATGCGCTCCGTGGTCCCGATCAGCGGGATCGCCATGCCCAAGCCGTGA
- a CDS encoding DUF2892 domain-containing protein, with amino-acid sequence MVVNMASWDRIVRLIVAVVFILLSAFVLHFNALGIILTVVGVIFILTSLIGWCPLYALLGFRTKR; translated from the coding sequence ATGGTGGTGAATATGGCCAGCTGGGATCGGATCGTGCGGCTCATTGTGGCCGTGGTGTTTATCCTGCTCTCCGCCTTCGTCCTCCACTTCAATGCCCTGGGCATCATCCTCACCGTCGTCGGCGTGATCTTCATCCTGACCTCTCTGATCGGCTGGTGCCCGCTCTACGCGCTGCTGGGCTTCCGGACGAAGCGCTGA
- the prfA gene encoding peptide chain release factor 1 encodes MERRWLEKLEAVEQRYEELTAMLADPAVAADISRLRILSQEREELEPIVETFRRYQAVRRQLEEARQLLETTEDEELAALAREEAERLSEEQERLEQQLRRLLLPRDPNDEKNVIMEIRAGAGGEEAALFAADLFRMYTRYAERKGWEVELLSANETGLGGFKEVIFLIRGRGAYSRLKYESGVHRVQRVPVTEASGRIHTSTATVAVLPEMDEVEVQIDPKDLIIETFRAGTAGGQHMQKNETAVRITHIPTGIVVSCQDERSQFQNKQRALAILRARLYERERRKREAEVSQARRLQVGTAERAEKIRTYNFPQNRVTDHRINLSLYRLQEILDGDLDPLIDALILEDQTRRLAEEEMATR; translated from the coding sequence ATGGAACGGCGATGGCTGGAGAAACTGGAAGCTGTCGAACAGCGCTATGAAGAGCTGACCGCGATGCTGGCCGACCCGGCCGTGGCGGCGGATATCTCCCGGCTCCGGATCCTCAGCCAGGAGCGGGAGGAGCTGGAGCCCATTGTGGAAACTTTCCGCCGCTATCAGGCGGTGCGTCGACAGCTGGAGGAGGCGCGGCAGTTGCTGGAAACCACGGAGGACGAAGAGCTGGCCGCCCTCGCCCGGGAGGAAGCCGAACGCCTCTCCGAGGAGCAGGAGCGCCTTGAGCAGCAGCTCCGGCGCCTCCTGCTCCCCCGCGATCCGAACGATGAAAAAAATGTCATTATGGAGATCCGCGCGGGGGCGGGCGGGGAGGAGGCCGCGCTGTTTGCCGCCGATCTTTTCCGGATGTATACCCGTTACGCGGAGCGGAAAGGCTGGGAGGTGGAGCTCCTCAGCGCCAACGAGACCGGCCTGGGCGGCTTTAAGGAGGTCATCTTCCTGATCCGCGGCCGCGGCGCTTATTCCCGCCTCAAATATGAGAGCGGTGTCCATCGGGTCCAGCGGGTGCCCGTTACGGAGGCCTCCGGCCGCATCCACACCAGCACGGCAACGGTTGCGGTGCTCCCCGAGATGGATGAGGTGGAGGTGCAGATCGATCCAAAGGACCTGATCATCGAAACCTTCCGGGCGGGCACGGCGGGCGGGCAGCACATGCAGAAGAACGAGACAGCGGTGCGGATCACCCATATCCCCACCGGGATTGTGGTCTCATGCCAGGATGAGCGCTCCCAGTTCCAGAACAAGCAGCGGGCGCTGGCCATCCTGCGGGCCCGTCTGTATGAGCGGGAGCGCCGGAAACGAGAGGCGGAGGTCAGCCAGGCTCGCCGCCTCCAGGTGGGGACCGCGGAGCGGGCCGAGAAGATCCGCACCTATAACTTCCCTCAGAATCGGGTCACGGATCACCGGATCAATCTCTCCCTGTATCGCTTGCAGGAGATCTTGGATGGCGATCTGGATCCCCTCATCGATGCGCTGATCCTGGAGGATCAGACCCGCCGGCTGGCAGAGGAAGAGATGGCGACACGCTGA
- a CDS encoding TadE family protein produces MRRMAQGTLEFAVALPIFLLLVFMVIELARVFYAWATIENNARAAARYLSTGQYDPAFCLNGCADEADREQARLRAGLERGREILYGLLITQFGEQAGGPGSDTPGFYGVTICSSRPGFEFDPATLRCVPGNDAGGPGDRVVVVIRHNHMIITPLLRPIVAHIPLIARREVINERFRTVRLLGLPPKIPTVVPPPTPTFTPAPTDTPTPTPPPTDTPTPTATFTPKPTSTPKPTRTPTPTACPPSICTPTPTPTPTRTPTPTRTPTPTPTRTPTPTVCPPSICTPTPTPTPTRTPTPTRTPTPTPTPTPTPLRTPTLTPTRTPTRTPTPAWTPTPTMTPTPGGFDG; encoded by the coding sequence ATGCGCCGAATGGCCCAAGGGACGCTGGAGTTCGCCGTGGCCCTGCCGATCTTTCTCCTTCTGGTTTTCATGGTCATCGAGCTGGCCCGGGTGTTCTACGCGTGGGCGACCATCGAGAATAACGCGCGGGCGGCGGCCCGCTATCTCTCCACTGGGCAATACGACCCGGCCTTCTGCCTCAACGGCTGCGCGGATGAGGCGGATCGGGAACAGGCTCGGCTCCGGGCCGGCCTGGAACGGGGTCGGGAGATCCTCTACGGTCTCCTGATCACGCAGTTCGGAGAGCAAGCCGGAGGGCCGGGCTCCGATACCCCGGGCTTCTATGGGGTCACCATCTGCAGCAGTCGGCCGGGCTTTGAGTTCGATCCGGCTACGCTGCGCTGCGTCCCAGGGAACGATGCCGGGGGGCCTGGGGATCGGGTCGTGGTAGTGATCCGCCACAATCATATGATCATCACCCCCCTCCTCCGGCCCATCGTTGCCCATATCCCCCTGATCGCCCGCCGCGAGGTGATCAACGAGCGCTTCCGGACCGTCCGCCTGTTGGGGCTGCCGCCGAAGATCCCGACGGTCGTGCCGCCGCCGACGCCCACGTTCACGCCGGCTCCCACGGATACCCCCACGCCCACGCCGCCGCCGACGGATACGCCAACGCCAACGGCCACCTTCACGCCCAAGCCCACCTCTACGCCAAAGCCGACCCGCACGCCCACACCGACGGCTTGCCCGCCCTCAATCTGCACGCCGACGCCGACTCCCACGCCCACCCGTACCCCCACGCCGACCCGGACGCCCACGCCGACGCCCACCCGCACACCGACGCCGACGGTGTGCCCGCCCTCGATCTGCACACCGACACCCACTCCTACACCCACCCGGACGCCGACGCCTACCCGCACTCCTACGCCGACGCCCACCCCCACGCCGACGCCGCTGCGAACGCCCACATTGACTCCCACCCGCACGCCCACCCGTACCCCTACGCCGGCGTGGACGCCCACGCCGACGATGACGCCCACGCCGGGTGGCTTTGACGGGTGA
- a CDS encoding lysophospholipid acyltransferase family protein yields the protein MTETGQVFQRASRWATATRVHRHSWLRRFLTFLLHLAYRLVLRLEVVGLENIPPAGPVILAINHISFLDPVLVVSLLRRKVLPMAKAEVFRDVVLGPLVTAFDAFPVRRGEIDRRAVQTALEVLRMGGVLLIAPEGTRSPTGALIPGKEGAVYLAWRTGAPIVPVGVDGTDRFKFNIRRLRRTPVRVVFGPPFRVEIPEERSREALREATDELMAQIAALLPPERRGVYADFPAIPSRYLRPLSVPEGVRVRQIPAGPAATGPRSTRIPQANENP from the coding sequence ATGACGGAAACGGGACAGGTATTCCAACGGGCTTCCCGCTGGGCGACAGCCACGCGGGTCCATCGGCACTCGTGGCTGCGCCGCTTTCTGACCTTCTTGCTTCATCTCGCTTACCGGCTGGTGCTGCGCCTGGAGGTCGTGGGGCTGGAGAATATCCCTCCCGCCGGGCCGGTGATCCTGGCCATCAATCACATCAGCTTCCTGGATCCGGTGCTGGTGGTCAGCCTCCTGCGGCGCAAGGTGCTCCCCATGGCCAAGGCCGAGGTCTTCCGCGATGTCGTGCTGGGCCCCCTGGTCACCGCCTTCGATGCCTTTCCGGTCCGACGGGGAGAGATCGATCGCCGGGCCGTCCAGACCGCCCTGGAAGTGCTTCGGATGGGCGGGGTGTTGCTCATCGCCCCGGAGGGCACTCGCAGCCCCACCGGCGCGCTGATCCCGGGGAAAGAGGGAGCTGTCTACCTGGCCTGGCGCACGGGCGCCCCGATCGTGCCGGTGGGTGTGGATGGGACCGATCGCTTCAAGTTCAACATCCGCCGGCTCCGGCGCACGCCGGTGCGGGTGGTTTTCGGCCCGCCTTTCCGGGTGGAAATCCCCGAGGAGCGGAGCCGGGAGGCGCTGCGGGAGGCGACGGATGAGCTGATGGCGCAGATCGCGGCGTTGCTGCCGCCGGAGCGACGCGGGGTTTACGCCGACTTCCCCGCCATCCCCTCTCGCTACCTCCGTCCCCTTTCTGTCCCGGAAGGCGTTCGGGTGCGACAGATCCCGGCCGGGCCGGCGGCAACAGGTCCTCGCTCCACCCGGATTCCCCAGGCGAATGAAAATCCCTGA
- a CDS encoding TadE/TadG family type IV pilus assembly protein has translation MGSGGNPCSHDHRQRGQSLVEFALAATVLLLLLTGVLDLGRMYMAWVAIQDAAGEGALYAAMNPRCISAANGPSCATPNNAYDRTFIAIRQTPGTPLDPYRVTIVITPNDPGQICFGTPITVSTLYSFTMITPVMQAMFGPEVRLRAYAVQRALNHGSGACP, from the coding sequence ATGGGATCCGGCGGGAATCCCTGCTCCCATGATCATCGCCAGCGCGGCCAGAGCCTGGTGGAGTTCGCCCTGGCCGCCACCGTGTTGTTGCTGTTGCTCACCGGGGTGCTGGATCTGGGCCGGATGTATATGGCGTGGGTAGCGATCCAGGATGCGGCGGGCGAGGGGGCGCTCTACGCGGCGATGAACCCGCGCTGCATCAGTGCGGCCAACGGGCCTTCATGCGCGACCCCCAATAACGCTTACGATCGGACGTTCATCGCGATCCGGCAGACGCCTGGAACTCCTCTGGATCCCTACCGGGTTACGATTGTGATCACGCCGAACGATCCGGGACAGATCTGCTTCGGGACGCCGATCACGGTTTCCACCTTGTATTCATTCACGATGATCACGCCGGTGATGCAGGCGATGTTCGGCCCAGAGGTGAGGCTGCGGGCTTACGCGGTGCAACGGGCCCTAAACCATGGATCCGGGGCATGCCCGTGA
- a CDS encoding Tad domain-containing protein, which yields MGGRMEGRNRGQALVLIAIAFIGLLALTALALDGSNAYGQRRRAQNGADAGALTGARFLWNPQPWCSNPHGYGCLEASLRQAVNAAVETHGIPDTSGQPGDAYNNNIEVFYTDADGNVLGPVGGGFVPAKIGTKEVKGIRVVVWNPFPAFIAQVIGRANLRVSAEAVAVYQPPVSCNGWAIFAGCTGNCQPNVLKATGGGQAGVVNGNIHSNADINISQQMYINGVCDYVTQKKGNGTCQTTQQGSYIPMPQFYRYEDFLPGGAKWNQVDSSRRYYFKDSITLQSSGRCPSPGSNGRGSYKLCDGLYVVDGDVTIQGGGTVTITVVTNGSIKSTSSNNDQAYFRGFYKEPDGKGQLLFFSTSNDTNNGAIQLSYSRISWEGLIYAPNGLVNLSGSQGFTGNGAIFGYEVDVSGANFQLTYNENACPTTPPQLFLFR from the coding sequence ATGGGCGGAAGGATGGAAGGGCGGAATCGTGGACAGGCGCTGGTGCTCATCGCGATCGCCTTCATCGGCCTTCTGGCCCTCACGGCCCTGGCCCTGGATGGCAGCAATGCCTACGGCCAGCGCCGGCGGGCTCAGAACGGGGCGGACGCTGGCGCCCTGACCGGGGCTCGCTTTCTCTGGAACCCCCAACCATGGTGCAGTAATCCCCATGGTTATGGCTGTCTGGAGGCATCCCTGCGGCAGGCAGTGAACGCCGCTGTAGAGACCCACGGCATCCCGGATACCTCTGGTCAACCGGGAGATGCTTATAACAACAATATCGAGGTCTTCTACACCGACGCGGATGGGAACGTCCTCGGCCCGGTCGGTGGCGGTTTCGTGCCGGCGAAGATCGGCACCAAAGAGGTCAAGGGGATTCGCGTGGTGGTCTGGAATCCCTTCCCGGCCTTCATCGCACAGGTGATCGGCCGGGCGAACCTGCGGGTGAGTGCCGAAGCGGTGGCGGTCTATCAGCCCCCGGTTTCTTGCAATGGCTGGGCGATTTTCGCGGGGTGCACCGGCAACTGCCAGCCTAACGTGCTCAAGGCCACCGGCGGCGGCCAGGCTGGGGTCGTCAACGGCAACATCCACTCCAACGCCGATATCAACATCAGCCAGCAAATGTATATCAACGGGGTCTGCGATTACGTGACTCAGAAGAAAGGAAACGGGACATGCCAGACCACCCAGCAGGGCAGCTACATCCCGATGCCGCAGTTTTACCGGTATGAGGACTTCCTGCCCGGCGGCGCGAAATGGAACCAGGTCGATTCCAGCCGGCGGTATTATTTCAAGGACTCCATCACCCTGCAATCCAGCGGCCGCTGTCCCTCCCCCGGGAGCAATGGTAGGGGCTCCTATAAACTTTGCGATGGGCTCTACGTCGTCGACGGCGATGTCACGATCCAGGGCGGGGGGACGGTCACCATCACTGTCGTCACCAATGGATCGATCAAGTCCACGAGTTCGAACAACGATCAGGCCTACTTCAGGGGGTTCTACAAGGAGCCCGATGGCAAGGGGCAGCTCCTGTTCTTCTCGACCTCGAATGACACCAACAACGGGGCGATCCAGCTCTCGTATTCCCGGATCTCATGGGAAGGCCTGATCTACGCCCCAAACGGCCTGGTGAACCTCTCGGGCAGCCAGGGGTTCACCGGGAACGGCGCCATCTTCGGCTACGAAGTCGATGTCTCCGGGGCAAACTTCCAGCTGACCTATAACGAGAACGCTTGCCCGACCACACCTCCTCAACTCTTCCTGTTCCGATGA
- the rnc gene encoding ribonuclease III — MGNWWVRIGRIWGHLQEKQPEPAPRGSPLPSPHASPSEEDPLRLLEKRLGWSFRDRTLLMEALTHRSYVNEHPEEGVRDNERLEFLGDAVLQLVVSAELFRRFPDWSEGRLTELRTVLIRGERLAAWAEELELGRWLRVGKGEAESARARPSVLADAFEALLGALYLDGGLPAAERLLGQLLPMAIDQAVRDLEWHDPKGRLQHWSQAVRGKTPVYRVVAVEGPPHAARFTVQVLIGDEVVGEGQGASKREATREAARNALIRLGIENGGELEIGTA, encoded by the coding sequence ATGGGGAACTGGTGGGTTCGGATCGGGCGTATCTGGGGGCATCTTCAGGAAAAGCAGCCGGAACCCGCGCCTCGCGGTTCGCCCCTCCCTTCGCCCCACGCTTCCCCTTCCGAGGAAGACCCTCTTCGGCTCCTGGAGAAACGCCTGGGCTGGTCCTTCCGAGACCGGACTCTCCTTATGGAAGCCCTCACCCATCGGTCCTATGTGAATGAGCATCCGGAGGAAGGGGTCCGGGACAATGAGCGCCTGGAGTTCCTGGGAGATGCGGTCCTTCAGCTGGTGGTCAGCGCGGAGCTGTTCCGTCGATTCCCAGATTGGTCGGAGGGACGCCTGACGGAGTTGCGTACGGTTCTGATCCGCGGGGAGCGGCTGGCCGCATGGGCGGAGGAGCTGGAGCTGGGTCGGTGGCTCCGCGTAGGGAAGGGGGAGGCGGAAAGCGCTCGGGCCCGTCCTTCGGTTCTGGCGGATGCCTTCGAGGCGCTTCTGGGCGCTCTGTATCTGGATGGGGGGCTGCCGGCGGCCGAACGTCTGCTGGGCCAGTTGCTGCCCATGGCCATCGATCAGGCCGTGCGGGATCTGGAGTGGCATGATCCGAAAGGACGCCTGCAGCACTGGAGCCAGGCCGTCCGGGGGAAGACCCCTGTCTATCGGGTGGTGGCGGTGGAAGGCCCTCCCCACGCGGCCCGTTTCACGGTTCAGGTGCTGATCGGCGATGAGGTCGTGGGGGAAGGTCAGGGGGCCAGCAAGCGGGAAGCCACCCGGGAGGCGGCCCGGAACGCGTTGATCCGCCTGGGGATCGAGAACGGCGGCGAGCTGGAAATCGGGACCGCGTGA
- a CDS encoding TadE/TadG family type IV pilus assembly protein yields MRRWVWRGRRAQSIVELAILLPLFLILIAGLTELGFAIATYLSLQDAVREAARFGADGDPCLYADHQEDPRDPGAVCDSDLFMTPVSQRFDEAFRPYALNAGLGDDLVISAFGIRQDGTLAWRLPRNAPNGWSRFHNRSSRVTNAAIAAQIGHFPSKGVLVVEVYYHYRQRLGLFTWAFPEMIPMYASAWMPLPSVDPME; encoded by the coding sequence ATGCGTCGATGGGTATGGAGGGGGCGGAGAGCCCAGAGCATCGTGGAGCTGGCGATCCTGCTGCCCCTCTTCCTGATCCTCATCGCCGGCCTGACCGAACTGGGGTTCGCGATCGCCACGTATCTTTCCCTCCAGGACGCCGTGCGGGAGGCCGCCCGCTTCGGGGCCGACGGCGATCCCTGTCTGTATGCCGATCATCAGGAGGATCCCCGAGACCCCGGTGCCGTTTGCGACAGCGATCTCTTCATGACTCCTGTCTCCCAGCGCTTCGATGAAGCCTTCCGTCCATACGCGCTGAACGCAGGCCTGGGGGATGATCTGGTGATCTCTGCTTTCGGCATCCGACAGGACGGCACGCTGGCCTGGCGGCTCCCCCGCAATGCCCCTAACGGGTGGTCCCGTTTCCACAATCGGAGCTCCCGGGTCACAAATGCAGCGATCGCCGCCCAGATCGGCCATTTCCCCAGCAAAGGCGTGCTGGTGGTGGAGGTGTATTACCACTACCGCCAGCGTCTGGGTCTGTTCACCTGGGCGTTCCCCGAAATGATCCCGATGTATGCATCGGCCTGGATGCCGCTGCCTTCTGTGGATCCGATGGAATGA